GATGAAATAAGCCCAATTTTCACAAATTAACGTTGCTTCAGTTCTTATCTTTGCGGCCTTGAAATTTTGTTCACCCTGCAAGTGGCAAAGCGAAAGCAAGCCGTTGCGCTAGAAAGCGTAACGATCTTAAAATTTCTAATTTATGGCCCTATTACACAATCGTGTCTCTCAGAAAGAGCTGAAGCAGCGTTTGCTGCAAGAAACAGAACCCCGTACTACAATTTCATTCTACCAGTACTTTCCCATTGAGGATCCTCAGGTTTTTCGTGATTTACTTTATAAAGAGCTTCATGCCTTAAAAGTTTATGGCCGTATCTACGTGGCTCATGAAGGGATAAATGCCCAGATAAGTGTTCCCAGCAGCAATTATGAAGCTTTCAAATCCTATTTATATACTATTGGGCCCTTAAATGACTTACGTCTAAATATTGCAGTAGACGATGATGGCAAGTCTTTTTGGGTTTTAAAGATCAAGGTTCGTGATAAGATAGTGGCCGATGGTATTAGTGATCCCAGCTTTTCTATGGAAGTAAAGGGTAAGTATGTAAATGCTGCCCAGTTTAATGAGTTGACAAATGATCCGGAAACTGTGGTGATTGATATGCGGAATCACTATGAATATGAGGTTGGGCATTTTGAAAGTGCTATTGAAGTACCTTCAGACACCTTCCGGGAGCAACTTCCTATGGCGGCAGACATGATGAAGGACGCCAAGGATAAGAATATTATCATGTATTGTACTGGAGGTATCCGTTGTGAAAAAGCCAGTGCTTACATGCTTCACCAAGGGTTTAAAAATGTATATCACTTGGAAGGGGGCATTATCCATTATGCCAATGAAGTGAAAAAACAAGGTCTGTCTAATAAGTTTCGCGGAAAGAATTTTGTGTTTGATAATCGGCTAGGGGAGCGGATTACAGAAGAAATTATTGCTAAATGCCACCAATGCGGCCAACCTGCTGATACGCATGTGAATTGCGCAAATGATGGCTGTCACCTGTTATTTATTCAATGCGACAATTGTGTAAAACAATATGAAGGTTGTTGCAGTAAGGAATGTCAGGATGTAATTCATTTACCCATAGAGGAACAAGAGATCTTGCGTAAAGGAATTGATAAAGGTCGAAACGTCTTTAATAAATCACGTAAGCGATTACGTCCACGACTAAATGAAAAAGAATAAAGAAAGGGCCTTTAAAAGGCCCTTTCTTTTAATGCTTATGTTTATTGATTGCGTCGACTATTCGTTGGTAGGTTTCCTCTTCAGCTAGTGGTTCAGGATTAAATGATTGGCCGGTAACAGCTTCAAATAATTCAATATAGCGCTTGGAAATGGTTTGTATCCATTCTTCTGTCATTTCAGGAACTGTTTGACCTTCCTTGCCCATAAACTCATTGGCAATCAGCCATTCGCGCACAAACTCTTTACTAAGCTGCTTTTGTTTTTCGCCCTTTGATTGTCTTGCTTCAAAACCCTCTGCATAAAAATAGCGAGAGGAGTCTGGTGTATGGATCTCATCCATTAAGACAATTTCGCCGTTTCGCTTTCCAAATTCGTATTTAGTGTCAGCTAGAATTAATCCTTGCTTTCTAGCTAGATCATTACCTCTTTGGAATAATTGCAAGGCATATTTTTCAATTTGTTGCCATTCGTCTGCGGTAGTTAACCCCTGTCTTAAAATATCTTCTACTGTAATATCCTCATCATGTCCCTCTTCTGCTTTTGTAGAAGGTGTAATTATAGGTTGCGGGAAAAAGTCGTTTTCTTTTAAACCGTCTGGCATTAAGACGCCACATAACATACGCTGACCGCTTGAGTAGGTGCGCCAGGCATGGCCACAGAGATTGCCTCTTACAACAACTTCTACCTTAAATGGCTGACATTTAAACCCAATAGAAGCATTCGGTGCGGGTGATTCCATCAACCAATTGGGGCAAATATCTCTTGTTTGGCTGAGCATAAACGCAGACAGCTGGTTTAAAACCTGTCCTTTAAATGGAATTGTCTTTGGAAGAATGACATCAAAAGCGGAAATACGATCCGATGCAATCATGACTAACAAAGTATTGTCTATAGTGTATACATCACGTACTTTACCTTGATAAAAAGCCGTCTGTTGGGGGAATTGAAGTCGTGCCATAATTCGAAATTAGGCTTGTGTTTCAGTTAATTGTAAGAGTTTAGGAGGATTTTTTTAACAATTTATACGTTTATCCAAATAAAAATTTTAACAAAAACAGGTGAATCTGTAAATTACCGCATCAAACTCCTTTGAAATCAAGCATTTGATGCAATTTGAGTTTGTATGGAAATTCAATCCTGAACTAAATTATTCACTCTATGAGAAAAAGCGCTTGCTTTTTATTTAGCTTGCTTGCTACAATGCTAATGTCTGTTACTGCTTTCTCGCAAGCTGTAACCTTATCTGGAACTGTAAAAAACAAAACAAATGCCGAATCTGTACCTTCCGTTTCGGTTTCTTTAAAAGGTTCTACTCAAGGTGTTTACACTGATGAAACTGGATCTTTTAAAATTGCGGTTCAAAAACTGCCTGCTACTTTAGTGTTTTCTTCCGTTGGTTTTGAAACACAAGAAGTGACTGTATCTGACGCTAGTAATTCTATTCAAGTAGCGTTTGTACCGGGCTCGTCTTTAGGTCAAGAAGTGGTAGTAGCTGCAACACGTACTCCGCAACGTATTTTAGAATCGCCTGTTACTATTGAAAGAGTGAGCAATGTTGCAATACGCAATGCTCCTGCATCAAACTATTACGATGTTGTTCAAAATCTAAAGGGTGTTGATGTTGTGGCTTCTTCATTAACATTCAAAACTCCTACAACTCGTGGTTTTTCTGGTAGCGGTAACCTTCGTTTTAACCAGATTGTAGATGGTATGGATAACCAGGCTCCCGGTCTGAACTTTTCAGTAGGTAGTGTTATTGGTTTGACAGAGTTAGATGTAGATAATATGGAATTATTACCAGGTGCTTCATCTGCTTTATTTGGCCCTGGTGGTATGAATGGAACTTTATTGATCAACAGTAAAAATCCATTTAAATACCAAGGATTATCATTCCAAATTAAAACAGGTATCATGCACATTGATGATAAAGAGAGAGGTGTTTCTCCTTATCATAACTGGTCGGTACGTTGGGCTAAAAAAGTATCTGATCGCTTCGCATTTAAGATTGGTACTGAGTTAATCCAAGCTAAAGATTGGTTGGCAGATGATTATCGTAATTATAAAAGGTTTGGTACCTCCGGTAATTTAACAACTGGAACCAGAGATACAGATCCAAACTATGATGGTGTGAATGTTTATGGTGATGAGACTACGATTGATCTAAGAACACG
This genomic interval from Flavisolibacter tropicus contains the following:
- a CDS encoding rhodanese-related sulfurtransferase, yielding MALLHNRVSQKELKQRLLQETEPRTTISFYQYFPIEDPQVFRDLLYKELHALKVYGRIYVAHEGINAQISVPSSNYEAFKSYLYTIGPLNDLRLNIAVDDDGKSFWVLKIKVRDKIVADGISDPSFSMEVKGKYVNAAQFNELTNDPETVVIDMRNHYEYEVGHFESAIEVPSDTFREQLPMAADMMKDAKDKNIIMYCTGGIRCEKASAYMLHQGFKNVYHLEGGIIHYANEVKKQGLSNKFRGKNFVFDNRLGERITEEIIAKCHQCGQPADTHVNCANDGCHLLFIQCDNCVKQYEGCCSKECQDVIHLPIEEQEILRKGIDKGRNVFNKSRKRLRPRLNEKE
- a CDS encoding phosphoribosylaminoimidazolesuccinocarboxamide synthase gives rise to the protein MARLQFPQQTAFYQGKVRDVYTIDNTLLVMIASDRISAFDVILPKTIPFKGQVLNQLSAFMLSQTRDICPNWLMESPAPNASIGFKCQPFKVEVVVRGNLCGHAWRTYSSGQRMLCGVLMPDGLKENDFFPQPIITPSTKAEEGHDEDITVEDILRQGLTTADEWQQIEKYALQLFQRGNDLARKQGLILADTKYEFGKRNGEIVLMDEIHTPDSSRYFYAEGFEARQSKGEKQKQLSKEFVREWLIANEFMGKEGQTVPEMTEEWIQTISKRYIELFEAVTGQSFNPEPLAEEETYQRIVDAINKHKH